From Passer domesticus isolate bPasDom1 chromosome 5, bPasDom1.hap1, whole genome shotgun sequence, the proteins below share one genomic window:
- the SPAM1 gene encoding hyaluronidase PH-20 isoform X2, whose product METLRQMQSFGICVTCTYPVASGVVFATLLVSCCSSLNIRARPLVSNSPFLSIWNAPTELCTERTGVQLDMNFFPLIGSTLKTSIGQNITLFYPDRLGYYPYKNEVTGEAFNGGLPQLSLLENHLKKAKEDIQFYIPSDEQLGLAVIDWENWRPVWIRNWGSKDIYRQESIELVQQRDLSLSEAEARTIAKMEFEFAAKSFMLETLKLGIEMKPNRLWGYYLYPDCYNYDYKQNPHNYTGACLDIEIERNNELNWLWEKSTALYPSIYLETALKSSRNAQLFVRNRVQEAIRTSYVSNSSHPLPVFVYTRPVFTDVYEEYLSEDDLVNTIGESAALGASGIVIWGDMNLTQSKNTCRTLDNYLRRTLTPYLINVTMAARICSQVLCQDSGACARKKWNSSDYLHLNPENIAIQMTKDGKYTLQGQPSYQDLQTFIEKFDCHCYAGHSCEPRADINDIHYLHACISEDICIQISSNSLSNIEASEEKILSNRTAFSFTSESCWS is encoded by the exons ATGGAAACTCTAAGACAAATGCAAAGTTTTGGCATCTGTGTTACCTGTACATATCCTGTAGCATCTGGTGTGGTGTTTGCCACTCTTCTAGTTTCTTGCTGCTCATCTCTGAACATAAGAGCTCGTCCACTTGTTTCTAATTCACCTTTCCTTTCTATCTGGAATGCTCCTACAGAACTTTGTACTGAAAGGACTGGAGTGCAGCTGGacatgaatttttttcctctaattgGAAGCACACTAAAGACATCCATTGGGCAAAACATCACTCTCTTCTATCCAGACAGGCTTGGCTACTACCCTTACAAAAATGAAGTCACAGGAGAGGCATTCAATGGAGGACTCCCTCAACTCTCACTGCTGGAGAATCatttaaaaaaagccaaagagGACATCCAGTTCTACATTCCTTCAGATGAACAGCTTGGATTGGCTGTCATTGACTGGGAAAACTGGAGACCTGTGTGGATAAGGAACTGGGGATCAAAAGATATTTATAGACAGGAATCCATTGAGCTAGTTCAGCAAAGAGACCTCAGTCTATCCGAAGCCGAAGCCAGAACTATAGCTAAAATGGAATTTGAATTTGCAGCAAAATCATTTATGTTGGAAACTTTGAAGCTGGGCATAGAAATGAAACCAAATCGTCTGTGGGGATATTACCTTTACCCAGACTGTTATAACTATGATTACAAACAAAATCCACACAATTATACAGGAGCCTGTTTAGATATtgaaatagaaagaaataatgaGCTTAACTGGTTGTGGGAGAAAAGCACAGCACTTtatccatctatctatctagAGACAGCCTTAAAGTCTTCCAGAAATGCTCAACTCTTTGTTCGcaacagagttcaagaagccaTTAGAACTTCCTATGTCTCTAACTCTAGTCATCCCCTTCCAGTTTTTGTATACACACGTCCAGTGTTCACAGATGTCTATGAGGAATATCTCTCTGAG GATGACCTGGTAAATACCATCGGAGAATCTGCTGCGCTGGGTGCTTCTGGAATTGTGATCTGGGGTGATATGAATTTAACACAAAGTAAG AACACCTGTAGAACTCTGGACAACTACCTTAGGAGGACTTTGACCCCATACCTCATCAACGTCACAATGGCAGCCAGAATATGTAGCCAAGTGCTATGCCAAGACTCTGGTGCTTGTGCACGGAAAAAATGGAATTCCAGTGACTATCTTCACTTGAACCCTGAGAATATTGCAATTCAAATGACAAAGGATGGAAAATACACTTTACAAGGGCAGCCATCATATCAGGATCTGCAAACATTCATAGAAAAATTTGATTGCCATTGttatgcagggcacagctgtgaacCTAGAGCTGATATAAATGACATCCATTACCTCCATGCTTGCATTTCAGAAGATATTTGCATTCAGATATCCTCAAATTCACTTTCTAACATAGAAGCCTCTGAAGAAAAGATCCTGTCTAACAGAACTGCATTTTCATTTACCTCTGAGA GTTGTTGGTCATAA
- the SPAM1 gene encoding hyaluronidase PH-20 isoform X1: protein METLRQMQSFGICVTCTYPVASGVVFATLLVSCCSSLNIRARPLVSNSPFLSIWNAPTELCTERTGVQLDMNFFPLIGSTLKTSIGQNITLFYPDRLGYYPYKNEVTGEAFNGGLPQLSLLENHLKKAKEDIQFYIPSDEQLGLAVIDWENWRPVWIRNWGSKDIYRQESIELVQQRDLSLSEAEARTIAKMEFEFAAKSFMLETLKLGIEMKPNRLWGYYLYPDCYNYDYKQNPHNYTGACLDIEIERNNELNWLWEKSTALYPSIYLETALKSSRNAQLFVRNRVQEAIRTSYVSNSSHPLPVFVYTRPVFTDVYEEYLSEDDLVNTIGESAALGASGIVIWGDMNLTQSKNTCRTLDNYLRRTLTPYLINVTMAARICSQVLCQDSGACARKKWNSSDYLHLNPENIAIQMTKDGKYTLQGQPSYQDLQTFIEKFDCHCYAGHSCEPRADINDIHYLHACISEDICIQISSNSLSNIEASEEKILSNRTAFSFTSESKATLSTHSEVEDFQSTFGNNNILNITTAEYNTVTAASSYDLEENDTRTFSHSSSYKTRMFSLFHLILLLRTLI, encoded by the exons ATGGAAACTCTAAGACAAATGCAAAGTTTTGGCATCTGTGTTACCTGTACATATCCTGTAGCATCTGGTGTGGTGTTTGCCACTCTTCTAGTTTCTTGCTGCTCATCTCTGAACATAAGAGCTCGTCCACTTGTTTCTAATTCACCTTTCCTTTCTATCTGGAATGCTCCTACAGAACTTTGTACTGAAAGGACTGGAGTGCAGCTGGacatgaatttttttcctctaattgGAAGCACACTAAAGACATCCATTGGGCAAAACATCACTCTCTTCTATCCAGACAGGCTTGGCTACTACCCTTACAAAAATGAAGTCACAGGAGAGGCATTCAATGGAGGACTCCCTCAACTCTCACTGCTGGAGAATCatttaaaaaaagccaaagagGACATCCAGTTCTACATTCCTTCAGATGAACAGCTTGGATTGGCTGTCATTGACTGGGAAAACTGGAGACCTGTGTGGATAAGGAACTGGGGATCAAAAGATATTTATAGACAGGAATCCATTGAGCTAGTTCAGCAAAGAGACCTCAGTCTATCCGAAGCCGAAGCCAGAACTATAGCTAAAATGGAATTTGAATTTGCAGCAAAATCATTTATGTTGGAAACTTTGAAGCTGGGCATAGAAATGAAACCAAATCGTCTGTGGGGATATTACCTTTACCCAGACTGTTATAACTATGATTACAAACAAAATCCACACAATTATACAGGAGCCTGTTTAGATATtgaaatagaaagaaataatgaGCTTAACTGGTTGTGGGAGAAAAGCACAGCACTTtatccatctatctatctagAGACAGCCTTAAAGTCTTCCAGAAATGCTCAACTCTTTGTTCGcaacagagttcaagaagccaTTAGAACTTCCTATGTCTCTAACTCTAGTCATCCCCTTCCAGTTTTTGTATACACACGTCCAGTGTTCACAGATGTCTATGAGGAATATCTCTCTGAG GATGACCTGGTAAATACCATCGGAGAATCTGCTGCGCTGGGTGCTTCTGGAATTGTGATCTGGGGTGATATGAATTTAACACAAAGTAAG AACACCTGTAGAACTCTGGACAACTACCTTAGGAGGACTTTGACCCCATACCTCATCAACGTCACAATGGCAGCCAGAATATGTAGCCAAGTGCTATGCCAAGACTCTGGTGCTTGTGCACGGAAAAAATGGAATTCCAGTGACTATCTTCACTTGAACCCTGAGAATATTGCAATTCAAATGACAAAGGATGGAAAATACACTTTACAAGGGCAGCCATCATATCAGGATCTGCAAACATTCATAGAAAAATTTGATTGCCATTGttatgcagggcacagctgtgaacCTAGAGCTGATATAAATGACATCCATTACCTCCATGCTTGCATTTCAGAAGATATTTGCATTCAGATATCCTCAAATTCACTTTCTAACATAGAAGCCTCTGAAGAAAAGATCCTGTCTAACAGAACTGCATTTTCATTTACCTCTGAGAGTAAGGCGACATTATCTACACATTCTGAAGTAGAAGATTTCCAATCTACCTTTGGAAATAATAATATACTTAATATAACAACTGCAGAATATAACACTGTTACAGCTGCCAGTAGTTATGATTTAGAAGAGAACGATACTCGTACTTTCAGTCATTCTTCATCCTATAAGACAAGGATGTTTAGTCTGTTTCACTTAATTCTCCTTTTGAGAACATTAATATAA